In Canis lupus baileyi chromosome 15, mCanLup2.hap1, whole genome shotgun sequence, one genomic interval encodes:
- the GOLGA7 gene encoding golgin subfamily A member 7, translated as MRPQQAPVSGKVFIQRDYSSGTRCQFQTKFPAELENRIDRQQFEETVRTLNNLYAEAEKLGGQSYLEGCLACLTAYTIFLCMETHYEKVLKKVSKYIQEQNEKIYAPQGLLLTDPIERGLRVIEITIYEDRGMSSGR; from the exons ATGAGGCCGCAGCAGGCGCCGGTGTCCGGGAAGGTGTTCATTCAGCGAGACTACAGCAGCGGCACACGGTGCCAGTTCCAGACCAAGTTCCCCGCGGAGCTGGAGAACCGG ATTGATAGGCAGCAGTTTGAAGAAACAGTTCGAACTCTAAATAACCTTTATGCAGAAGCAGAGAAGCTTGGAGGCCAGTCGTATCTTGAAGGCTGTTTGGCTTGTTTAACGGCTTATACCATCTTCTTATGCATGGAGACTCATTACGAGAAG GTTCTGAAGAAAGTGTCCAAATACATTCAAGAGCAGAATGAGAAGATCTATGCTCCCCAAGGCCTCCTCCTGACAGATCCCATTGAGAGAGGACTTCGAGTT ATTGAAATCACCATTTATGAAGACAGAGGCATGAGCAGTGGAAGATAA